From Planctomycetota bacterium, the proteins below share one genomic window:
- a CDS encoding sigma 54-interacting transcriptional regulator has translation MAKLIVQSGPHRGAVYELGSEPMTLGRDLACDIQVPDEKVSRRHARLAREGDHWTLADLGSRNGTLVNGARVDTRTLMPLDEVRVGDTALLFVADDEGRAELPPEDPSWVRPTIADTVLGDRLKLLTRGQVAHARDELARVNDGLITLFRYSTAAAQAQAVAQLLNALVDAAQEALAPDRVVPILADPASGERRPWLRKASAFDRRLAEVPVSRSIIEFAFRERLSVLSHAPADDERFRHSPSIQLNRIATAMCVPLRSGDDLLGAVYADRLGDAAPFTRTDLELLTALALPTVVALQNLRSAEALRRECQALERAARAECQIIGDSPGVRGVLDFIEKAAPLDSGVLLLGESGTGKELVARAIHYSGPRAKGPFEAVNCAALPDTLLESELFGHVKGAFTGALEERPGRFELARDGTLFLDEVAELPPASQAKLLRVLEAGEFRRVGDVRDRASNARVIAATNQDLERRVAEGRFRQDLFYRLNVLTCALPPLRERREDLDALCAHFLDQFCRKCGRRRPEFTDAARQALRAHPWPGNVRELRNVLERVVALCDKPVVDAADLLLGPAVPPAAPAAPDPRASLEQVEREHIERVLRHTGGNKKEAARILNIDRSTLYAKLKAYDLNL, from the coding sequence ATGGCCAAGCTGATCGTCCAGTCGGGGCCCCACCGCGGCGCCGTCTACGAGCTGGGCAGCGAGCCGATGACCCTCGGGCGCGACCTCGCCTGCGACATCCAGGTGCCCGACGAAAAGGTCTCGCGCCGCCACGCGCGCCTCGCCCGCGAGGGCGACCACTGGACCCTGGCCGACCTGGGCAGCCGCAACGGCACGCTGGTGAACGGCGCGAGGGTGGACACGCGCACCCTGATGCCGCTCGACGAGGTCCGGGTGGGCGACACCGCGCTGCTCTTCGTGGCCGACGACGAGGGCCGCGCCGAGCTGCCGCCCGAGGACCCCTCGTGGGTCCGCCCCACCATCGCCGACACGGTGCTGGGCGACCGCCTGAAGCTCCTCACGCGCGGCCAGGTGGCCCACGCGCGGGACGAGCTGGCGCGCGTCAACGACGGGCTGATCACGCTCTTCCGCTACTCGACCGCCGCCGCGCAGGCGCAGGCCGTCGCGCAGCTCCTCAACGCCCTGGTGGACGCCGCGCAGGAGGCCCTCGCACCCGACCGCGTCGTGCCGATCCTGGCGGACCCGGCCAGCGGCGAGCGGCGCCCGTGGCTGCGCAAGGCGTCGGCCTTCGACCGCCGCCTCGCCGAGGTGCCCGTGAGCCGCTCGATCATCGAATTCGCCTTCCGAGAGCGCCTTTCGGTCCTCAGCCACGCGCCGGCCGACGACGAGCGCTTCCGCCACAGCCCCAGCATCCAGCTCAACCGCATCGCCACAGCCATGTGCGTGCCGCTGCGCAGCGGCGACGACCTGCTCGGGGCCGTCTATGCCGACCGCCTCGGCGACGCCGCACCGTTCACCCGCACCGACCTCGAGCTGCTCACGGCCCTGGCCCTGCCCACGGTGGTGGCCCTCCAGAACCTCCGCAGCGCCGAGGCCCTGCGCCGCGAGTGCCAGGCCCTCGAGCGCGCGGCGCGCGCCGAGTGCCAGATCATCGGCGACAGCCCGGGCGTGCGCGGGGTCCTCGACTTCATCGAGAAGGCGGCGCCGCTCGACTCCGGCGTGCTGCTCCTCGGCGAGAGCGGCACGGGCAAGGAACTGGTGGCCCGCGCCATCCACTACTCCGGCCCCCGCGCCAAGGGGCCCTTCGAGGCCGTCAATTGCGCCGCCCTCCCCGACACGCTGCTCGAGAGCGAGCTGTTCGGCCACGTGAAGGGCGCCTTCACCGGCGCCCTCGAGGAGCGCCCCGGGCGCTTCGAGCTGGCCCGCGACGGCACGCTCTTCCTCGACGAAGTCGCCGAGCTGCCCCCCGCCAGCCAGGCCAAGCTCCTGCGGGTGCTCGAGGCCGGCGAGTTCCGCCGCGTGGGCGACGTGCGCGACCGCGCCTCCAACGCCCGAGTGATCGCCGCCACCAACCAGGACCTCGAGCGCCGCGTGGCCGAGGGGCGGTTCCGCCAGGACCTCTTCTACCGCCTCAACGTCCTCACCTGCGCGCTGCCGCCGCTGCGCGAGCGACGCGAGGACCTGGACGCCCTGTGCGCGCACTTTCTCGACCAGTTCTGCCGCAAGTGCGGCCGCCGGCGGCCCGAGTTCACCGACGCGGCACGCCAGGCCCTGCGCGCGCATCCCTGGCCCGGCAACGTGCGCGAGCTGCGCAACGTCCTCGAGCGCGTCGTCGCCCTCTGCGACAAGCCGGTGGTGGACGCCGCCGACCTGCTCCTCGGGCCGGCCGTCCCCCCCGCCGCGCCCGCCGCGCCCGACCCGCGGGCCTCTCTCGAACAGGTCGAGCGCGAGCACATCGAGCGCGTGCTCCGCCACACCGGCGGCAACAAGAAGGAGGCTGCGCGCATCCTCAACATAGACCGCTCGACCCTCTACGCCAAGCTCAAGGCCTACGACCTCAACCTCTAG
- a CDS encoding protein kinase, whose amino-acid sequence MEPQAAPQPHQLGIYLVQRLLGRGGMGTVYLALDPTLQRPVALKVLAPELAADPEFVARFHREATSLARIRHPNLVHIYAVGHDAGRHFIAMEYLRGLTVADLVRQRGPLAPPEAVRLLGQVLAALDKVHAAGIVHRDLKPANIIVDEDQRAILTDFGLAKSRHDHTVTTGNTLLGTPEYMAPELAEGAEADFRTDVYALGVILFELVTGRVPYRGPSAIATLRQHVERPTPSAAELVPGLPPALNAAIARAMAKRPEARYPHVRAFAADLVGTVATYELAELAGRARGGAATAPPGATAALASPTTPTVAAHLLPGAPTVPLPETAPSAAAVASDAPSTATVASDASEPPTDATLRVRRPRAWQRLAAVGAGVLLGAALAMLALRLYHRAGGPPAPRASQTVFLVTARGRAPVTGRLLRVEGEAGLVAVKTAEGVVEIPYRDVLKLEPLVGR is encoded by the coding sequence ATGGAACCCCAGGCCGCCCCGCAACCGCACCAGCTCGGCATCTACCTCGTGCAGCGCCTGCTCGGGCGTGGCGGCATGGGCACCGTGTACCTGGCCCTGGACCCCACGCTCCAGCGCCCCGTGGCCCTCAAGGTGCTCGCCCCCGAGCTGGCCGCCGACCCCGAGTTCGTCGCCCGCTTCCACCGCGAGGCCACCTCGCTCGCGCGCATCCGCCACCCCAACCTCGTGCACATCTACGCCGTGGGCCACGACGCGGGACGCCACTTCATCGCCATGGAGTACCTCCGGGGCCTCACCGTGGCCGACCTCGTGCGCCAGCGCGGCCCCCTCGCGCCGCCCGAAGCCGTGCGCCTCCTGGGCCAGGTGCTCGCGGCCCTCGACAAGGTGCACGCCGCCGGCATCGTGCACCGCGACCTCAAGCCCGCCAACATCATCGTGGACGAGGATCAGCGCGCGATCCTCACCGACTTCGGCCTGGCCAAGTCGCGCCACGACCACACGGTGACCACGGGCAACACCCTGCTCGGCACCCCCGAGTACATGGCCCCCGAGCTGGCCGAAGGGGCCGAGGCCGACTTCCGGACCGACGTCTACGCCCTGGGCGTGATCCTCTTCGAGCTGGTCACGGGCCGTGTGCCCTATCGCGGCCCCTCGGCCATCGCCACGCTGCGCCAGCACGTCGAGAGGCCCACGCCGTCCGCCGCCGAGCTTGTGCCCGGGCTGCCGCCGGCGCTCAACGCCGCCATCGCCCGCGCCATGGCCAAGCGGCCCGAGGCGCGCTACCCGCACGTGCGCGCCTTCGCCGCCGACCTGGTGGGCACCGTGGCCACCTACGAGCTGGCCGAGCTCGCCGGCCGCGCGCGCGGGGGCGCCGCCACCGCACCGCCGGGCGCCACGGCCGCCCTGGCCTCGCCCACGACGCCCACGGTCGCCGCGCATCTGCTGCCCGGCGCCCCCACGGTGCCTCTGCCGGAGACGGCACCCTCGGCGGCCGCCGTCGCGAGCGACGCGCCCTCGACCGCCACCGTGGCGAGCGACGCCTCGGAGCCGCCGACCGATGCCACCCTGCGGGTGCGCCGCCCGCGGGCCTGGCAGCGGCTGGCCGCTGTGGGCGCCGGCGTGCTGCTGGGCGCGGCCCTCGCGATGCTCGCGCTGCGTCTCTATCACCGGGCCGGCGGGCCGCCCGCGCCCCGGGCCTCACAGACCGTGTTCCTCGTCACCGCGCGCGGGCGCGCGCCCGTGACCGGCCGCCTGCTGAGGGTCGAGGGCGAGGCGGGCCTCGTGGCGGTGAAGACCGCCGAGGGCGTGGTCGAGATCCCCTACCGCGACGTGTTGAAGCTCGAACCCCTGGTCGGGAGATAG
- a CDS encoding PIN/TRAM domain-containing protein, with amino-acid sequence MAFWALRAFFLLVCAGAGWQAARLAEFDTYWGILLGVTMFIIILVLEALFTGKEALADLLAVVFGITVGILLAILAINITTLMLPPQVADDPQAAQKTAAIRIILTAMLCYLCTMIIFRTRDRFRFVIPYVEFKMQRKGPRALLLDTSTLIDGRVIELSRTGVFESPLYIPGFVLEELQKVADSGDRLKRARGQRGLNLVNQLQRAREADISIYETPDGSDEPVDSRLIQLARELDAQICTTDANLSRVARAQGVKVLNLHELATALRPSVTRGEVLSVPLVRRGEEPKQAVGFLDDGTMIVVEDAADRIGREVTIEVVRYLQRSSGRIIFGRLVS; translated from the coding sequence ATGGCCTTCTGGGCTCTCCGCGCGTTCTTCCTGCTCGTGTGCGCCGGGGCGGGTTGGCAGGCGGCCCGCCTGGCCGAGTTCGACACCTACTGGGGCATCCTGCTCGGCGTCACCATGTTCATCATCATCCTGGTGCTCGAGGCCCTCTTCACCGGCAAGGAGGCGCTGGCCGACCTGCTGGCCGTGGTGTTCGGCATCACCGTGGGCATCCTGCTCGCCATCCTGGCTATTAATATCACCACGCTCATGCTGCCGCCCCAGGTGGCCGACGACCCGCAGGCCGCGCAGAAGACCGCCGCCATCCGCATCATCCTCACCGCCATGCTCTGCTACCTGTGCACCATGATCATCTTCCGCACCCGCGACCGCTTCCGCTTCGTCATCCCCTACGTCGAGTTCAAGATGCAGCGCAAGGGCCCGCGCGCCCTGCTGCTCGACACGAGCACCCTCATTGACGGGCGGGTGATCGAGCTCTCGCGCACCGGCGTTTTCGAGAGCCCGCTCTACATTCCCGGCTTCGTGCTCGAGGAGCTCCAGAAGGTGGCCGACTCGGGCGACCGCCTCAAGCGCGCGCGCGGCCAGCGGGGCCTCAACCTCGTGAACCAGCTCCAACGCGCCCGCGAGGCCGACATCTCGATCTACGAGACGCCCGACGGCTCGGACGAGCCGGTGGACAGCCGCCTCATCCAGCTCGCGCGCGAGCTGGACGCGCAGATCTGCACCACCGACGCCAACCTGAGCCGCGTGGCCCGGGCCCAGGGCGTCAAGGTGCTCAACCTCCACGAGCTGGCCACGGCGTTGCGCCCCTCGGTCACGCGCGGCGAGGTGCTCTCGGTGCCGCTCGTGCGCCGCGGCGAGGAGCCGAAACAGGCCGTCGGCTTCCTCGACGACGGCACCATGATCGTCGTGGAGGACGCGGCGGACCGGATCGGCCGCGAGGTGACCATCGAGGTCGTGCGCTACCTCCAGCGCAGCTCGGGCCGTATCATCTTCGGAAGGCTCGTGTCGTGA
- the ispD gene encoding 2-C-methyl-D-erythritol 4-phosphate cytidylyltransferase has product MTRFALLLPAAGLGARMGGRKTLLALAGRPILRHTLERFAPFRGQICQTIVVAHPADLSAIERECPGACVVAGGARRQDSVAAGLARVAPEADLVAIHDAVRPFVASAAIAAALEAAERVGAAIVATPMKPTVKRVAEGLIAATVDRHGLWCAQTPQVFRRPLLLEACAAAQREGAEVTDDAQLVERLGHPVAVVPGSDLNLKITTPEDLALAEAILARGLLPG; this is encoded by the coding sequence GTGACCCGCTTCGCCCTGCTTCTTCCCGCGGCAGGTCTCGGCGCGCGGATGGGCGGCCGCAAGACGCTGCTCGCCCTGGCCGGCCGGCCGATCCTGCGCCACACGCTCGAGCGCTTCGCGCCCTTCCGCGGGCAGATCTGCCAGACGATCGTCGTGGCCCATCCCGCCGACCTCTCGGCCATCGAGCGGGAGTGCCCCGGCGCCTGCGTGGTGGCCGGCGGCGCCCGGCGGCAGGATTCGGTGGCCGCGGGCCTCGCCCGCGTGGCGCCCGAGGCCGACCTGGTGGCGATCCACGACGCTGTACGCCCCTTCGTCGCCTCTGCCGCCATTGCCGCCGCCCTCGAGGCCGCCGAGAGGGTCGGAGCGGCCATCGTCGCCACACCCATGAAGCCCACCGTCAAACGCGTGGCGGAGGGCCTCATCGCCGCGACGGTGGACCGCCACGGCTTGTGGTGCGCGCAGACGCCGCAGGTCTTCCGCCGCCCGCTTCTCCTCGAGGCGTGCGCCGCCGCGCAGCGCGAGGGCGCCGAGGTCACCGACGACGCGCAGCTCGTCGAGCGTCTCGGCCATCCCGTGGCCGTCGTGCCCGGCTCCGACCTCAACCTGAAGATCACCACGCCCGAGGACCTCGCGCTGGCCGAGGCGATTCTCGCGCGCGGGCTGTTACCCGGGTAG
- a CDS encoding TatD family hydrolase, with the protein MTDTPMLIDSHAHLDAWQTRGEAEAVLARACEAGVAAVVDVGADEATSRLAIELAGRHPRVFATVGGHPHDAAAYTEATWAEWRRLAASPRVVAVGECGLDYFRDLSPRDVQRRVFARHLALAKELALPVVIHCRDAYANCLDIVSAELGAPARGVMHCFLGDAATARRALDLGLHLGLGGSLTFPREEALRQVVAGLPLDRLVVETDSPYLTPRPLRGRNEPAHVRLVAERLAAVLGRPLDAVAAATTANARALFALPG; encoded by the coding sequence ATGACCGACACACCCATGCTGATTGACTCCCACGCCCACCTCGACGCGTGGCAGACGCGCGGCGAGGCCGAGGCGGTGCTGGCCCGCGCCTGCGAGGCGGGAGTGGCAGCCGTGGTGGACGTGGGCGCCGATGAGGCGACGAGCCGCCTCGCCATCGAGCTGGCGGGGCGGCACCCGAGGGTCTTCGCCACAGTGGGCGGCCACCCGCACGACGCGGCGGCCTACACCGAGGCCACATGGGCCGAGTGGCGGCGCCTGGCCGCCAGCCCCCGCGTCGTGGCCGTCGGCGAGTGCGGGCTCGACTACTTCCGCGACCTGAGCCCGCGCGACGTGCAGCGCCGCGTGTTCGCCCGCCATCTCGCGCTGGCGAAGGAGCTGGCCCTGCCCGTGGTCATCCACTGCCGCGACGCCTATGCCAACTGCCTCGACATCGTGTCGGCCGAGCTGGGCGCGCCGGCCCGAGGCGTGATGCACTGCTTTCTGGGCGACGCGGCGACGGCCCGGCGGGCCCTCGACCTGGGGCTGCACCTGGGCCTCGGCGGCAGCCTCACGTTTCCCCGCGAGGAGGCCCTCCGGCAGGTCGTGGCCGGGCTGCCGCTCGACCGGCTGGTCGTGGAGACCGACTCGCCCTACCTCACGCCCCGCCCGCTGCGGGGCCGCAACGAGCCGGCCCACGTGCGTCTCGTGGCGGAGCGCCTCGCAGCGGTGCTCGGGAGGCCGCTGGACGCAGTGGCGGCGGCCACGACGGCCAACGCCCGCGCCCTCTTCGCCCTACCCGGGTAA
- a CDS encoding type III pantothenate kinase, with amino-acid sequence MLLVASVGNTNLRLGVFEAGDEPGLVRVAPADRPDRLGPLDGPAEALVIGSVNPAAAARLREWARERLGCPVLELRAELPVPMRFACADPSHIGADRVANALALHRRTGRGGIAVDFGTALNLAVVSPDGEFVGGAIAPGLAMSARALHGDTALLPLVDPSAAAPSLSCRTEDAIAAGLLWGLAGMADRLIERLGERWPDCPVLATGGDAPALVPLCRRVHALAPHLTLEGLRHAYLQRPR; translated from the coding sequence GTGCTGCTCGTGGCCAGCGTGGGAAACACCAACCTCCGCCTCGGCGTGTTCGAGGCCGGCGACGAGCCGGGCCTCGTGCGCGTGGCGCCGGCGGACCGCCCGGACCGCCTCGGCCCGCTCGACGGCCCCGCGGAGGCGCTGGTGATCGGCTCGGTGAACCCCGCGGCGGCGGCCCGGCTGCGCGAGTGGGCGCGCGAGCGCCTCGGCTGCCCTGTCCTCGAGCTCCGAGCCGAGCTGCCCGTGCCGATGCGCTTCGCGTGCGCGGACCCGAGCCACATCGGGGCCGACCGCGTGGCGAATGCCCTCGCGCTGCACCGCCGCACGGGCCGCGGCGGCATCGCGGTGGACTTCGGCACGGCGCTGAACCTGGCCGTGGTGTCGCCCGACGGGGAGTTCGTGGGCGGCGCGATTGCGCCCGGCCTCGCCATGTCGGCCCGCGCGCTCCACGGCGACACGGCGCTCCTGCCGCTGGTGGACCCTTCCGCCGCCGCGCCGTCGCTGAGCTGCCGCACCGAGGACGCCATCGCCGCCGGCCTGCTCTGGGGCCTGGCGGGAATGGCGGACCGCCTGATCGAGCGCCTGGGCGAGCGGTGGCCCGACTGCCCGGTGCTCGCCACGGGCGGCGATGCGCCGGCCCTGGTGCCCCTTTGCCGCCGCGTGCACGCCCTTGCGCCGCACCTGACCCTCGAGGGTCTGCGCCACGCCTACCTTCAGCGACCCCGATGA
- a CDS encoding 50S ribosome-binding GTPase, which translates to MSAPRPTPTVAAILTPLGQGGIAILHVAGPRAFELAAALFRPKSGGAAAPDARRLFYGHVVDDGEVVDEVLVRLVPGAAAGEDRVEVNCHGGLVAVQRVLECFTRRGARAVEPQALVRRTARGPLEAEAAEALEQAATPLGVEVLLDQLGGALERAVRALPWERPADAAAALRALLATERLGRALWQPLGVALVGPVNAGKSSLFNALAREDRMIVSPTPGTTRDAVSALVAVGGLPVRLTDTAGEREPACAIEREAIARARAAAAEADLAVLVLDGSAAQEPPRPLVDAAGLVALNKCDLGLAPWTRALPDALAVSAMRGDGLDALAGRIVGTLVGEAAHEPGRAVVFTGRQGRLLGEALARAEAGEMDAARRAAERVCSRG; encoded by the coding sequence ATGAGCGCCCCACGCCCTACGCCCACCGTCGCCGCCATTCTCACGCCGCTCGGCCAGGGCGGCATCGCGATTCTCCACGTCGCCGGGCCGCGGGCCTTCGAGCTGGCTGCCGCCCTTTTCCGCCCGAAGAGCGGCGGGGCCGCGGCTCCCGACGCCCGCCGGCTGTTCTACGGCCATGTGGTGGACGACGGCGAGGTGGTGGACGAGGTGCTCGTGCGGCTGGTGCCCGGGGCTGCGGCCGGCGAGGACCGCGTGGAGGTGAACTGTCACGGCGGCCTGGTGGCCGTGCAGCGGGTGCTCGAGTGCTTCACACGGCGCGGGGCCCGGGCCGTGGAGCCGCAGGCCCTTGTGCGGCGGACCGCGCGCGGCCCCCTCGAGGCCGAGGCGGCCGAGGCGCTCGAGCAGGCGGCCACGCCGCTGGGCGTCGAGGTGCTGCTCGACCAGCTCGGCGGGGCACTGGAGCGCGCCGTGCGCGCGCTGCCCTGGGAGCGGCCGGCCGACGCGGCGGCGGCCCTCCGCGCGCTCCTGGCCACCGAGCGCCTCGGGCGCGCGCTCTGGCAGCCGCTCGGCGTGGCTCTCGTGGGCCCGGTCAACGCCGGCAAGTCCTCGCTCTTCAATGCGCTGGCCCGCGAGGACCGGATGATCGTGTCGCCCACGCCGGGCACTACTCGCGACGCCGTGAGCGCCCTGGTCGCCGTCGGCGGGCTGCCCGTGCGGCTCACCGACACGGCGGGCGAGCGCGAGCCGGCCTGCGCCATCGAGCGCGAGGCGATCGCCCGCGCCCGCGCCGCCGCGGCCGAGGCCGACCTCGCGGTGCTCGTGCTCGACGGCTCCGCGGCGCAGGAGCCGCCGCGCCCGCTGGTGGATGCGGCGGGTCTGGTGGCGCTCAACAAGTGCGACCTGGGCCTCGCGCCCTGGACCAGGGCGCTGCCCGACGCTCTGGCCGTCTCGGCGATGAGAGGGGATGGACTCGATGCGTTGGCCGGCCGTATCGTGGGAACGCTGGTTGGCGAGGCGGCCCATGAGCCGGGCCGGGCCGTCGTGTTCACCGGGCGCCAGGGCCGTCTGCTGGGCGAGGCCCTGGCCCGGGCCGAGGCGGGCGAGATGGATGCTGCACGGCGCGCGGCCGAGCGGGTGTGCTCCAGGGGGTAG
- a CDS encoding 3-oxoacyl-ACP reductase family protein, which produces MTVDLAGKKALVTGASTGIGRAIAVALARNGADVAVNYCSSRAAAEEAGREIRALGRRCPVIQADVASRAEVARLFAEVEAAFGPKLDILINNAGGLISRELIAVMREETFDRVVAVNFKSVFLCSQAAMPRLADGTGRVINISSVAARNGGGPGASVYAASKAAVSCFTKNLAKELAPRGITANGIAPGVLATPFHEKYSTPELMQRFAANTPLGHNGVAEDCVGAALFLVSPEASFVTGEMIEVNGGMLMD; this is translated from the coding sequence CTGACGGTGGATCTTGCGGGGAAGAAGGCGCTGGTGACGGGCGCGAGCACGGGCATCGGGCGGGCGATTGCCGTGGCCCTCGCGCGCAACGGGGCCGACGTGGCGGTGAACTACTGCTCGAGCCGCGCGGCGGCCGAGGAGGCGGGCCGCGAGATCCGCGCCCTGGGGCGCCGGTGCCCCGTCATCCAGGCCGACGTGGCGTCGAGGGCCGAGGTGGCGCGTCTTTTCGCCGAGGTCGAGGCCGCCTTCGGCCCCAAGCTCGATATTCTGATCAACAACGCCGGCGGCCTCATCAGCCGCGAGTTGATCGCGGTGATGAGGGAAGAGACGTTCGACCGCGTGGTCGCGGTGAACTTCAAGAGCGTGTTCCTGTGCTCGCAGGCGGCCATGCCGCGGCTGGCGGACGGCACGGGACGCGTGATCAACATTTCGAGCGTGGCCGCGCGCAACGGGGGCGGGCCGGGGGCGAGCGTCTACGCCGCCAGCAAGGCCGCCGTGAGCTGCTTCACCAAGAACCTGGCCAAGGAGCTGGCCCCGCGCGGCATCACGGCCAACGGCATCGCGCCCGGCGTCCTGGCTACGCCGTTCCACGAGAAGTACTCCACGCCCGAGCTGATGCAGCGTTTCGCCGCCAACACGCCGCTGGGGCACAACGGCGTGGCCGAGGACTGCGTGGGCGCGGCCCTCTTCCTCGTGTCGCCCGAGGCCAGCTTCGTCACGGGCGAGATGATCGAGGTCAACGGCGGCATGCTGATGGACTGA
- a CDS encoding DUF1080 domain-containing protein — MVRNVGCVALAALALGGLAARAADEGFKPLFDGKTLEGWSGDPELWKVEDGAIAGSTDEKPIKHNTFLATTKSYKNFVLRLKFKLRNGNSGVQVRSKQFPDYVVRGYQPDIAESRYTGILYEEGGRGILADVKPDEVAKVVKKGDWNDYVITCDGPRIKIELNGTTTVDYTEKDPAKGAAEGIIALQLHVGAKMKVWFKDIELKELP; from the coding sequence ATGGTACGCAACGTGGGCTGTGTGGCGTTGGCGGCGTTGGCGCTGGGCGGCCTGGCGGCGCGGGCGGCCGACGAAGGCTTCAAGCCGCTCTTCGACGGCAAGACGCTCGAGGGCTGGAGCGGCGACCCCGAGCTGTGGAAGGTCGAGGACGGGGCCATCGCCGGCTCGACCGACGAGAAGCCGATCAAGCACAACACCTTCCTCGCGACAACGAAGAGCTACAAGAACTTCGTCCTGCGCCTCAAGTTCAAGCTGCGCAACGGCAACTCAGGCGTGCAGGTGCGCAGCAAGCAGTTCCCCGACTATGTGGTGCGCGGCTACCAGCCCGACATCGCCGAATCCCGCTACACAGGCATTCTCTACGAGGAGGGGGGCCGCGGCATCCTGGCCGACGTCAAGCCCGACGAGGTGGCCAAGGTCGTCAAGAAGGGCGACTGGAACGACTACGTCATCACCTGCGACGGCCCCCGGATCAAGATCGAGCTGAACGGCACGACGACGGTGGATTACACCGAGAAGGACCCGGCGAAGGGCGCGGCAGAGGGGATCATCGCCCTCCAGCTCCACGTGGGGGCGAAGATGAAGGTGTGGTTCAAGGACATCGAACTCAAGGAACTGCCGTAG
- the prfB gene encoding peptide chain release factor 2 (programmed frameshift): METDLRERLAEARRPLEELLVSLDIASKEAELAKVEARMGQPNFWADQEAAQRTVKELKRLRAIVDPLRGFQKRAKDLDEFLTLAADEGDQAALADVERDLAAFENELGRFQLKAMLSGRYDSQDAFLTIQAGAGGTEACDWVSMLLRMYSRWIERKGYDATIVDSMEGDAAGLRSVTLDVRGPFAYGYLRTEVGVHRLVRISPFDAQARRHTSFASVDVAPQLDEAEVDIEIDEKDLKIDRFRSGGPGGQNVNKVETAVRITHLPTGIVVAAQTERSQHQNRAVAMRILKARLYARRQEERAAELAALSGTKMEIAFGSQRRNYVLQPYKLAKDLVADVETSDVDGVLDGDLDQFMEAYLKKKLSEGALQAAGT; encoded by the exons ATGGAAACCGACTTGCGGGAGCGCCTGGCCGAAGCCCGGCGGCCCCTGGAAGAACTCCTGGTGTCTCTT GACATCGCGTCGAAAGAGGCCGAGCTGGCCAAGGTCGAGGCCCGCATGGGCCAGCCCAACTTCTGGGCCGACCAGGAGGCCGCCCAGCGCACCGTGAAGGAGCTCAAACGCCTGCGGGCCATCGTTGACCCCCTGCGCGGATTCCAGAAGCGTGCGAAGGACCTCGACGAGTTCCTCACCCTGGCCGCCGACGAAGGGGACCAGGCGGCCCTGGCCGACGTGGAGCGGGACCTCGCGGCCTTCGAGAACGAGCTCGGGCGCTTCCAGCTCAAGGCCATGCTCAGCGGCCGCTACGACAGCCAGGACGCCTTCCTGACCATTCAGGCCGGCGCCGGCGGCACCGAGGCCTGCGACTGGGTGAGCATGCTGCTCCGCATGTACAGCCGCTGGATCGAGCGCAAGGGCTACGACGCGACGATCGTCGACTCGATGGAGGGCGATGCCGCCGGGCTGCGGAGCGTGACACTCGACGTCCGCGGCCCCTTCGCCTACGGCTACCTGCGCACCGAGGTGGGCGTGCATCGCCTCGTGCGGATTTCGCCCTTCGATGCGCAGGCCCGACGGCACACGTCGTTCGCGTCGGTGGACGTGGCGCCGCAGCTCGACGAGGCCGAGGTGGACATCGAGATTGACGAGAAGGACCTGAAGATTGACCGCTTCCGCTCGGGCGGCCCGGGCGGCCAGAACGTGAACAAGGTGGAGACGGCCGTGCGGATCACCCACCTGCCCACGGGCATCGTGGTGGCCGCGCAGACCGAGCGCTCGCAGCACCAGAACCGCGCGGTGGCGATGCGCATCCTCAAGGCGCGCCTCTATGCCCGCCGCCAAGAGGAGCGCGCCGCCGAGCTCGCCGCCCTGAGCGGCACCAAGATGGAGATCGCCTTCGGCAGCCAGCGGCGCAACTACGTCCTCCAGCCCTACAAGCTGGCCAAGGACCTCGTCGCCGACGTGGAGACCAGCGACGTGGACGGCGTGCTCGACGGCGACCTGGACCAGTTCATGGAGGCGTACCTCAAGAAGAAGCTCAGCGAAGGGGCCTTGCAGGCCGCCGGCACATGA